The following are encoded together in the Hyalangium minutum genome:
- a CDS encoding TetR/AcrR family transcriptional regulator, whose translation MSSDPRTAILNAAGEVFARFGFKKASMEDIARRAGVGKGSIYLDFESKEELFEAAVRLATGQGLAELESAVRRAPTPEAQIRAYLQGKLQQSARTVDGQRIQLETLFELGTQAMRFLPELQEKEAALVARILSEGNAQGAFAVPDPQLVATGLVETVTSITVKLMTQDSKVPLGTALEAYFDVFIRGLAPPAVTPPPKS comes from the coding sequence ATGAGTTCCGACCCACGCACGGCCATCCTCAACGCCGCCGGTGAAGTCTTCGCCCGCTTCGGGTTCAAGAAGGCCTCCATGGAGGACATTGCCCGCCGCGCCGGCGTCGGCAAGGGCAGCATCTACCTCGACTTCGAGAGCAAGGAGGAGCTGTTCGAGGCGGCCGTCCGGCTCGCAACCGGGCAGGGGCTTGCCGAGCTTGAGTCGGCCGTGCGCCGGGCGCCCACCCCTGAAGCCCAGATACGGGCGTATCTCCAGGGCAAGCTGCAGCAGAGTGCGCGCACGGTGGATGGGCAGCGCATTCAACTGGAGACCCTCTTCGAGCTCGGCACGCAGGCCATGCGCTTCCTGCCCGAGCTCCAGGAGAAGGAGGCGGCACTTGTCGCGCGCATCCTCTCCGAGGGCAATGCACAAGGAGCGTTTGCTGTCCCAGACCCCCAGCTGGTGGCCACGGGTCTCGTGGAGACCGTCACGTCGATCACCGTCAAGCTGATGACGCAGGACTCCAAGGTCCCGCTGGGAACCGCGCTGGAGGCCTACTTCGACGTCTTCATCCGAGGCCTCGCGCCTCCCGCTGTCACACCGCCCCCCAAGAGCTGA
- a CDS encoding efflux RND transporter periplasmic adaptor subunit: MKTFAKSVVVAVAMVAAGCGGGSKAAPPPPAAQVVQKPMGVRAVTPAPQLESSVLQATGGVRAKQEATLSAQGSGALTRISVKVGERVKRGQVLAQLDTSNARIAADQARAAKAAADAARDGATAEVERARALAEAGSLARASLDKAEVGYRQAQAQAAQAAAAFANTQEILRDATITAPFDGVITSRSRNEGDYVSPGTAIFGLVNTQDLEVRVPVPEAFVDRVKVGSVVQGTINPSGAPFEARVTSLGATIDPQTRTVEVLADVLPAQDTRGVQLRAGALVELDFSAAASSEGKPGQAGLFLPAQAVQSQGQHGFVWVVQDGKAQRRDVKVERVLPGFVRVVQGLNPEERVVADASLPLQNGTALQVVQ, encoded by the coding sequence ATGAAGACGTTCGCGAAGTCGGTCGTGGTGGCAGTGGCCATGGTGGCAGCCGGGTGTGGCGGCGGCAGCAAGGCCGCTCCCCCTCCCCCGGCAGCCCAAGTGGTCCAGAAGCCCATGGGCGTGCGGGCTGTCACGCCCGCTCCCCAGCTCGAGTCGAGCGTCCTGCAGGCCACCGGCGGCGTGCGCGCCAAGCAGGAGGCGACGCTGAGCGCCCAGGGGTCGGGCGCCCTTACCCGCATCAGTGTGAAGGTGGGTGAGCGCGTGAAGCGCGGCCAGGTGCTGGCGCAGCTGGACACCTCCAATGCGCGCATCGCCGCGGACCAGGCGCGGGCCGCGAAGGCGGCGGCGGACGCGGCGCGCGACGGCGCGACGGCGGAGGTGGAGCGGGCGCGGGCCCTGGCGGAGGCGGGCAGCCTCGCGCGGGCCTCGCTCGACAAGGCCGAGGTGGGCTACCGCCAGGCGCAGGCTCAGGCGGCCCAGGCAGCCGCCGCCTTCGCCAACACGCAGGAGATCCTGCGTGACGCCACCATCACCGCTCCCTTCGACGGCGTCATCACCAGCCGCAGCCGCAACGAGGGCGACTATGTGTCGCCCGGCACGGCCATCTTCGGCCTCGTCAACACGCAGGACCTCGAGGTGCGCGTCCCGGTACCCGAGGCCTTCGTGGACCGCGTGAAGGTGGGCAGCGTCGTCCAGGGAACGATCAATCCCTCTGGCGCTCCCTTCGAGGCGCGGGTGACGAGCTTGGGGGCCACCATTGATCCGCAGACGCGCACCGTCGAGGTGCTCGCCGACGTGCTGCCGGCCCAGGACACCCGCGGGGTGCAGCTGCGCGCGGGGGCCCTCGTGGAGCTCGACTTCTCGGCTGCGGCGTCCTCCGAGGGCAAGCCGGGCCAGGCGGGGCTCTTCCTGCCCGCGCAGGCCGTCCAGTCCCAGGGCCAGCACGGCTTCGTCTGGGTGGTGCAGGACGGCAAGGCGCAGCGCCGCGACGTCAAGGTGGAGCGCGTACTGCCCGGCTTCGTGCGCGTGGTGCAGGGCCTCAATCCCGAGGAGCGCGTCGTCGCTGACGCGAGCCTGCCGCTCCAGAACGGCACGGCCCTCCAGGTCGTCCAGTAG